In the genome of Nymphaea colorata isolate Beijing-Zhang1983 chromosome 9, ASM883128v2, whole genome shotgun sequence, one region contains:
- the LOC116260674 gene encoding antimicrobial peptide 1-like, whose translation MARSFALVTVLVAMVMAVQFASIADAKYNSYLRVYEQPLCRGRSEKYEACGCHNLKYDGGYKYDYNEKYDPESSVTLYKDYNCQGYGRTLLQADRERCWTIRYNSVYIHC comes from the coding sequence ATGGCGAGATCTTTTGCTCTGGTGACCGTTCTGGTGGCCATGGTTATGGCCGTCCAGTTCGCAAGCATTGCCGATGCAAAATACAACAGCTACCTGAGGGTGTACGAGCAGCCACTGTGCCGCGGCCGTTCCGAGAAGTATGAGGCTTGTGGTTGTCACAACCTCAAGTACGATGGCGGATACAAATACGATTACAACGAGAAGTATGATCCGGAGTCCAGCGTCACACTGTACAAGGACTATAACTGCCAGGGCTATGGACGCACGTTGCTTCAAGCTGATCGGGAACGGTGCTGGACAATCCGATACAACAGTGTCTACATCCACTGTTGA